Genomic DNA from Dermacentor variabilis isolate Ectoservices chromosome 6, ASM5094787v1, whole genome shotgun sequence:
TAGACCATTTCTTGCATAAATTGTAGTATAAACACGgacgccaagaaaaaaaaacaccaaggacCGCATCACCACACAGTTTAGTGTTAGTCATAACACCTTCAAGTAATATTTGATGCCTGACAGCAGCATTCGATTGCGCGTTATCAAGGGCACCGCACGGAGAGGAATAAACTACAATGGGGAAGAACGCATTGCGCAATACAGTGATCGGGTTGCTATTTGTGACACCTTTCTGAGACCAATGTAGGTGccttacctatatatatatatatatatatatatatatatatatatatatatatatatatatatatatatatatatatatatatatatatatatatataactcaaGAGAAAGTTCTGTAGggccggtgcataggtagttgaacaGACGAAGGAACACACGAAAACTGCATTTCTAATATTTTAACGTTTGGGCCGTGGCACAGCCTTcgtcagaatatatatatatatatatatatatatatatatatatatatatatatatatatatatatatatatatatatatacaaagtcaTACCCTTTAAAGGACCTCTGAACAACTGTCATTGTTTTCGACATTTCACAACAAACATGCGAATCGCGTAGTTAGCGTCCTGAATCTCATCGCCTGCAAGTGCGGCATCGCAATTCATGGCGTGGGACTGCCAAAAAAACAAGCAACCTCGTGTCTCCCTCCCGGTATTCCCGGTACTGCCTTCGCACGTCATGATCTCTATGGGCTGGTCCAGGTGACGTCACCAGGGGTAAAAGCTTTCGAGTGGTCCGTCGTCGAGGAGTGACAGCGCCAACTTGACACAGAGCCCACTGCGTGTTCCGAGAATGGAGGGGCGCTCCCCCAGTGTGTACCTGTGAATCTCTCGTTAAGCTTCCATTCAGTGAGTTTCCCTCGGATGAAGATCGGGGGTGGACAACGGAGAAGTCCTTCTTCCGACGTGCGGACACGACCGCTAGCTTTCGCTGCAATGGGTACCGTAGGTAAGGGTGTGTGGCAAGGGTGTGAGAATGTCAGTGAAGGGGAAGCATAAGAAGAGCGAGAAACAGGGGTGATCGTGTTTCTGTTCATCAAACGCCTGCAGCTTTTAGGAACACTGCAACATTTCAAAATATTTAGCAGCTATGATTCCATAGTGGTCTAATACACATCCGTTGCTGTTAACTAATTTTATGAGCTCACAGTGGTGCAGGCACTCTTTAAGAGCACATTTTGTGCCGGTGCGCACTTATGTGCTTAGATAAGTAAACAAGCTTATGAAACTGTATTTGCAGAATGTACACTCTGCACATATGTGCGTCACTATACagcatattgttacggtggaaaagaggacaaAGTCGTCGGCGGTAAAGACGAGGAAggggcaacagcctctcggggttCTGAGCTGCTGTATATATACGCATCGTGTAAATACATCGTGTCAATAGCTTATGACTATTAACCAATCATGACAGAAATTATAGTTTATGAAATTATCCCGTTAAAACCGCCATTACATCACATCGTAGAGGACGGATAGAACGATTTACTATCTCTCAGTAACTAGCCTGCGGAACTTGTCAATTAAGAGCTTAGTAGAGGCAGTACTCACTACGTTCGAATTGTCGAAGACAATAAACAGCTGATCAAGAGGTATTAGGCGTGTTAGTCAGTAAATGCACCTTTCATTAACGTTTTACTTTTTAATTAAGACTGTTTCATTTTGTTGCTCACTGAATGGTCCCCTGGATATTTTGTTTCTTATCATACCACGAACACAGCCGTGGAGAACAACTCATCTTGCTTCACAAGTACGACATGTGGTGTCCTCAAGGGAAGCATTATCGGTCCGTTATTATTCGATATTTTTATTAATTACTTAACATCTAAGTTCACATCAACCTTACAATTGCTCGCTAACGACTGTGTTAATGTATCACAATATTTCCTGCTCTACTAACAACCTCCCGCTTCAGTAGGATCTTGATGAAGTTACCAAGTGTTGTTCTCCTAGGCAAATGGTTCCTAACGCTGATAAATGTAAAATAAATAGATTAAGCTGGAAACCGAAGATATCCTGCGTTCACCTACTCGCTCAATAACAACCTGTTATGTGATGCGGCATTTCGGTGCACAATAAGTTGGACGAACATAATGAAGGAAATGAGGAACATTAAATTTAATACAGAAATGCtccaatggtgaaaaaaaatgtccttcaacggctttaaaaaaaaactttaccaGATGCGACTTTGTGCTTGCAATAAGGAACCTATAAAGCGTTTTCTAACCGTAAAATGCTTTCAGCTCCCGTTTTCGGCGATTTTCGAgggaccttgagccaaaagccagagccttCATCATTCAAGCGAGCACATCCGGGTAACCAgtcaaaacattaaaaaatgcggtctctgccccctcccccctcctcaaCATTTGTACAGGACAGCATTACATACGCCAGTTACTGCCCAAGCAAGTTGcgaaaaatattgcttccgagttcttcctaaagTTTGTgcgcaatatcactcaagctgtaaatTCTAGTGCGCTGAAATTTAATTTGTCATTTCCAGCAGCGACGTTAGAAAGACAGATACAGGACTCCACACACTTCATTTTCATCATTTAGCGCCAGCGGTGAGTGGGTTCCGAGacgcgggttttgcgtcgccttGAGAGACGGCGCCACCCCTCGTGGCGAACTCCTTCAGGTGCTTCTACCCGCTGCGGCGGTTTGGCGGTTACTTCATTGCGCTGCTGatcacgaagtcgcgggatcaaatcctggccgcggcagtcgcattttgatggagCCGATGTGCAAAAAATCCCCTATCCCGTGCATTTGGGAGCAAGCGAAAGGTGaaaggtgatcaaaattaatccggagtcccccactacgacgtgcctcataatcaaagccTGGTCTTGGCaggcaaaaccccagaattcaattactTCTTCCAGTTGGGCAGCGTGATCTGTCTTGCTGacatctttcgctgcctgtcgtgcggcctttagccggttttcttcttttaGCCGGGCAGTGTCTATATGAAATAGTGCACACTATGGCGTCCTGCGGTgttgtgcggtgtggtgtggcggGGCATGCCGTTACGAACACGCACTACACCCATATTAAGGTTTTGGCTAGTATCATCTCGAACCaacctgctttgccggttgccactTCATGTGTACATTTACTCTCAATTGCGGGAGAACCAGGAATTTCTTTTCGCAGCTTTTTGCCtatttatgtgtgtgtgcattGTATGTTTTGTCTTTGTTTTAGCGCTGAGGTTACGttgccttctttcttctttggttATATTGTCCCGCCTTGAATCTATCGTTTGATCATGCATATAGGCTTCTTACCTTTTTTCTTTGCTGCCTGCAAGAGCGTTCCTCGCTGAAGTTCACATAAACGTCTGCTTTTGATCTTAAGGTACTTACGAAATTTATTCATTATGCGCAAACAAAGTGTACAGATTGAGTAGTCATAATTTGCAAGATGTCGTCATGCTCTAAAGCCACAATTTCAGCAGCGTGATTTAGCTGTGAATGAGCAGAAATAACGCCAGAAACCCACTGCCCCCGTTCCCAGTAAAAATAAGATATCTAGAAATTAATCCTAACACGTTCGAGTTGTACGCGTCCTCGAATGGTTAGTGGAATGATTTATAAAAGAGGGTACCAGCGTTAACACTGGAACATTTTGCGCCTACACACGGATTTTGgtggcccacaaaaaaaaaaaggaatgagctACCTTTCAGTTTCTCAATAACCAACTGAAGTCACTCTCACAGATTTAAGTTATTACAAAAGTTCGGGTATTTCTCAACACTGTCATTGGTCGAAGTCAAGCGCAGAAAGGACGGCACAATTGATATCTATGCCACAACACTAAGAAGACTACGTGGTCTGTAAGTATAAAGAGTGTTAACAAAATCAGCTCTCACGAGCCCCGATATTGGTTCATAAGCTCAAGCATATCCATGTACACCATATCTGCGGCGTGCATTCCAAGTGCAAAATCGTAATGCGTGAAGAGCTTGTCCGGCACTTGATAGCTCCGGATGACGTTGGGCAGCTCCCCCTCGAGCCTTGCAACGTCTTTCGGTACAGCGTAGACGTCCCCCTCGCTATGGTAAAGAGCCACTGGAACTTTAACATTACATAAGACATAGCTTGGGGGTACCTCCTGCGAACGAAAAACAACCATAATCACTCGTGTGGGCCGCTACATTATGCGAAACTAAGTGCGGGTCTAGATAGAAGAATGATACGCGTACACCTCTGATTTCCTTAAAAGAAAGATTGTTTTTCGTTATCGCATTCactgccttgaaaaaaaaagtggcattAAAAATGCGTCCGAGATCGAACATTGCCTTACAACCACGATTTGATAAGTCGATTTTATCGTAACATGAGGCCAAGTGGTATCGTCAAGAAAAAGTAAAAGTTTTAATCTCACCTGTGACAGAGACCTTTGCTCCGGCAATTGCTTAAAAGTTAAACGTCGGATATTTCTACACACGTACCCACTGTTGTTATCAAAATACGAGAGCTATGAAGCCAGCGAGCACTGTGAGCATTATGCTATCCGCGTAGAATAGTGTCCTACAACGAGCAAGTATTTCTAGCCGATTAAAGCTACTGCCGCAATCTCTCGCAATAATTGTCTTCCTTGCCTTAAACCTACCGGAGCTGCTCTCCGTACACCTTTCTACTATAAGCGCGAAGAATGCCATTTGATGCCGTTTTGTTTATGTTGTATACATATCCTTTGCGGCAAATAACGCGgataaacaaaaataatattttgtGTACTGCATGCGGGCATTTGCACTAATGAATACTATGGTTGTTTTTTTGCTCCAAACAGAGGCCATGCAACTACCATGCTCGAATGAGATGAGCTTGAGAAAGCTAACCCTACTTTCAATACGCATATGTGGGCGTGGTAAGCGGAAGTGTTACCGCAATTAAATAAAGTTTTATCACGTAGGAACAAATCTGCAGGTAACATGTGGATCAATTGCCAGCACAGGCGAAATTGCCTCTTACCGGTATGACGGGAAAAAAATCTGATGACTTCACTAATAGACACATGCACTGCAGACCAAGACACTGGACTTTTAATACTCTCACGTGAAGAGTTATGACGTTTGAAATGAGTGAAGCGAGTTTTACTTGTACTAGGTCAGTTTTTCTGACAATATTTATTTCTCTCTAACTAGTAGTTGCACTGCAAACACCTTCCGTTGCCTGCTAAGTGTAACTggtgctttgtgtgtgtgtgcgtgtgtgcgtatgtgtgtgtgtgtttgtgtgtgcgcgcgcgtgtgtgcgtgtgtgtgtgcgcgtgtgtgtgtgtgtgtgcgtgtgcgtg
This window encodes:
- the LOC142586214 gene encoding lipase member N-like; its protein translation is MWLRPFYTQTRLAVYAAHSPSGTSADNIYHFAQLVRCNCFRKFNHGVAKNLKKYGSEVPPSYVLCNVKVPVALYHSEGDVYAVPKDVARLEGELPNVIRSYQVPDKLFTHYDFALGMHAADMVYMDMLELMNQYRGS